A single Amphiprion ocellaris isolate individual 3 ecotype Okinawa chromosome 15, ASM2253959v1, whole genome shotgun sequence DNA region contains:
- the LOC111579715 gene encoding inactive phospholipase C-like protein 2 has translation MAEFGENKSAVGPPVAGWKAASGGAGMSLETHRGEHVSNGNCSLPDAVKRLQNESSCESPTWESTGSDAKTIPRRSSLIKDGSRAGRERKKTVSFSSSLSEKKISSAADCIHSMVEGSELKKIRPNSRVYQRYYLLDAGLQALCWEPSKKESDKARISLASIREVRTGRNTETFRTSGVYEQISEDCAFSIIYGDIYESLDLVANSAEVANIWVTGLRYLMQYGKHALDMLASSQDSLRLGWLEQLFSSAADSDRQDDIKEGIRLQSAIKLIQSVNPGVSSGKVEHRFKELQRVRERMCGLTIDNGSGFKDHSENKKLTGRNNRVTKQEFIEAFHDFCTRPEIYFLLVQFSSNKEFLDTKDLMRFIEAEQGMTQVSEETSMKLIQSHEPSVEGQQQGFMSLDGFTSYLTSAECHLFDREHDIVCQDMSQPLSHYFINSSHNTYLIEDQFRGPSDISGYIRALKMGCRCVEVDVWDGPDEEPVVCTGHTLSPPLSLRCVLEAIGRYAFVASDYPLILCIENHCSLPQQKVLLQHLVRIFGERLYTDLPHDGAPYLPSPHALRHRILLKGKKLGSGSNGEDGDVSEEDEGAEMCQRMKAANSGGAVPGTNEKDMVQKSFAYTIVSQSIPLHPPPKRFMLLKELSGLVTLCCSVRFIDFPTSSKSQKPWELCSFHESLAVRLACENPGDFVNHNKHFLSRVYPNPMRIDSSNMNPQDLWKCGCQIVSMNFQTAGLMMDLNTAWFRQNGSCGYVLRPAIMRQEVSYFSADTRDTVPGVSPQLLHVKVISGQNLPKPRGSGAKGDVVDPYVYVEIHGIPADCTERRTRTVTHNGDNPIFDESFEFQINLPELAMVRFVVLDDDYIGDEFIGQYTIPLECLQPGYRHVPLQSLTGEELPHAKLFVHVALTNRRGGGKPHKRGLSVRKARKGRDYTALRDLGVRVVDEVFKMASPLLREATDLRGNMQNSVAVFRELCGVSAVANLMQCVLALSSRVSGPEGSPLLLFDLRDHYPTLEPQGPLPDVLRRVVSTYEMMVQTSRAVIELSDGLHDKILHIQSTAMEFHEKLQSLATKEGLKGCKVSRALESFSWNITILKGQADLLKHAKAEVQENMKQVHDAALTGNLSKEGVGLRRVRSQTRRGPDDKPTVSARGPSA, from the exons GACGGATCACGTGCTGGTCGGGAGAGGAAGAAGACGGTGTCCTTCAGCAGCAGTCTGTCAGAGAAGAAGATCAGCAGTGCTGCCGACTGTATCCACTCCATG GTTGAGGGGAGTGAGCTGAAGAAGATCCGACCCAACTCCCGTGTTTACCAGCGTTACTATCTTCTGGATGCAGGTCTGCAGGCTCTCTGCTGGGAGCCATCCAAGAAGGAGTCAGACAAAGCTCGCATCTCTCTCGCCTCTATACGTGAG GTACGGACAGGTCGTAACACAGAAACCTTCCGCACCAGTGGAGTTTATGAACAAATATCAGAGGACTGTGCATTCTCCATCATCTATGGAGACATATATGAGAGCCTGGACCTGGTGGCGAACTCTGCTGAAGTGGCCAACATTTGGGTTACTGGCCTGAG GTATCTGATGCAGTATGGGAAACATGCCCTTGACATGCTCGCCAGCAGTCAGGACAGCCTTCGTCTTGGCTGGCTGGAGCAGTtgttttcctctgctgctgattcCGACAGACAGGACGACATCAAGGAAGGGATTCGCTTGCAGTCAGCTATAAAGTTGATACAAAGTGTGAACCCAGGGGTGAGCAGTGGCAAAGTGGAGCACAGGTTTAAAGAGCTTCAAAGAGTCAGGGAGAGGATGTGTGGGCTCACAATAGATAACGGATCTGGATTTAAAgaccacagtgaaaacaaaaagctcACAGGAAGAAACAACAGAGTCACCAAGCAGGAGTTCATCGAGGCCTTTCACGACTTTTGCACACGTCCAGAGATCTACTTTCTGTTGGTGCAGTTCTCGAGCAACAAGGAGTTCCTGGACACCAAAGACCTGATGAGGTTCATCGAGGCTGAGCAGGGCATGACTCAA GTGAGTGAGGAAACCAGCATGAAACTCATCCAGTCCCACGAGCCGTCAGTGGAAGGTCAGCAGCAAGGATTCATGTCCTTGGACGGCTTCACCAGCTACCTCACTTCAGCAGAGTGCCACCTCTTTGACCGGGAGCACGACATTGTGTGCCAGGACATGTCCCAGCCTTTGTCCCACTACTTCATCAACTCCTCTCACAACACCTACCTCATTGAGGACCAGTTTCGAGGTCCCTCCGATATTTCTGGCTACATCCGTGCCCTTAAAATGGGCTGCCGATGTGTGGAGGTGGACGTCTGGGATGGTCCTGATGAGGAGCCGGTAGTGTGTACTGGGCACACCCTTTCCCCACCACTGTCCCTACGTTGTGTATTAGAGGCAATTGGAAGATACGCATTTGTTGCATCTGACTATCCGTTAATTCTGTGCATTGAGAACCACTGTTCACTCCCACAGCAGAAAGTGCTGTTGCAGCATCTAGTGAGGATATTTGGGGAGAGGCTGTACACAGATCTCCCACATGATGGGGCCCCGTACCTGCCATCGCCGCATGCTCTAAGGCATCGCATCCTGCTAAAGGGTAAAAAACTGGGTTCAGGTTCTAATGGGGAGGACGGGGATGTAAGTGAagaggatgaaggagcagaaatGTGCCAAAGGATGAAAGCAGCCAACAGTGGAGGGGCAGTTCCTGGAACAAATGAGAAGGACATGGTACAGAAAAGTTTCGCCTACACAATCGTCTCTCAGTCTATTCCCCTTCATCCTCCTCCCAAACGTTTCATGCTGTTAAAAGAGCTCTCTGGCTTAGTAACTCTTTGCTGCTCTGTTCGCTTCATTGATTTTCCAACATCATCCAAAAGCCAAAAACCCTGGGAACTCTGTTCTTTTCATGAGTCTCTGGCTGTGCGTCTCGCTTGTGAGAACCCCGGTGACTTTGTCAACCACAACAAGCATTTCCTATCACGAGTGTATCCCAACCCTATGCGTATTGACTCGAGCAACATGAACCCCCAGGACCTTTGGAAGTGCGGTTGCCAGATTGTATCAATGAATTTTCAGACAGCTGGACTGATGATGGACCTGAACACGGCCTGGTTCAGACAGAACGGGAGCTGTGGTTACGTTCTGCGGCCGGCCATCATGCGGCAGGAGGTGTCTTATTTCAGTGCCGACACCAGAGACACGGTGCCTGGTGTCTCCCCACAGCTGCTCCATGTGAAG GTGATTAGCGGCCAGAATCTGCCCAAGCCACGAGGTTCTGGAGCCAAAGGGGATGTGGTGGATCCATATGTGTATGTGGAGATTCACGGCATCCCAGCTGACTGCACAGAGCGCCGCACGAGAACTGTGACCCACAATGGGGACAACCCCATCTTTGATGAGAGCTTTGAGTTCCAGATTAACTTGCCGGAGCTCGCCATGGTTCGCTTTGTGGTGCTGGATGACGACTACATAGGAGATGAATTCATAG GTCAGTACACCATACCTCTGGAGTGCCTCCAGCCAGGCTACAGACATGTTCCCCTCCAGTCTTTGACGGGGGAGGAGCTTCCTCACGCCAAGCTGTTCGTCCATGTGGCGCTCACCAATcgtagaggaggaggaaagcCTCATAAAAGAGGTCTGTCAGTGCGGAAGGCCCGAAAGGGGCGGGACTACACGGCTCTGAGGGATTTAGGAGTTCGGGTTGTGGATGAGGTTTTCAAGATGGCTTCACCTCTGCTGAGAGAAGCCACAGACCTGAGAGGAAACATGCAG AACTCAGTAGCAGTGTTCAGGGAGCTGTGTGGGGTGTCGGCTGTGGCTAACCTCATGCAGTGTGTTCTGGCTCTGAGCTCCAGAGTATCAGGACCGGAAGGCTCGCCTTTACTGCTGTTTGACCTCCGAGACCACTACCCCACTCTGGAGCCACAGGGGCCCCTGCCCGATGTCCTTCGCCGAGTCGTCTCTACCTATGAAATG atggTCCAGACGAGCAGAGCTGTGATAGAACTCTCTGATGGGCTCCATGACAAGATCCTCCACATACAGTCAACGG CCATGGAGTTTCATGAAAAACTGCAAAGCCTGGCAACGAAGGAGGGGCTGAAAGGTTGCAAGGTCAGCCGAGCGCTGGAGAGTTTCAGCTGGAACATCACCATCCTTAAG GGCCAGGCCGACCTGCTGAAACACGCCAAGGCAGAAGTCCAGGAGAACATGAAGCAGGTACACGATGCTGCGCTGACTGGAAACCTCTCCAAGGAGGGTGTAGGATTGAGAAGAGTCCGCTCCCAAACACGACGAGGCCCGGATGACAAACCCACCGTGAGTGCTAGAGGTCCCTCTGCGTAA